One Thioclava electrotropha DNA segment encodes these proteins:
- a CDS encoding carbonic anhydrase, whose protein sequence is MREHVKPLPSYLVSRYQGWHATAYDENRAWYRRLASEGQRPRSMIIACCDSRVHVTSMFGADQGEFFIHRNIANLVPEFTPDGDHHGTSAAVEYAVTSLKVAHLIVLGHSNCGGVAGCHAMCSGHAPELEEKSSFVGTWLNLLRPGYERVSELPEDQQVLALEREAVKVSLENLMTFPFVREALDADRMTLHGLRHDIGEGVLEQYDADSDRFETF, encoded by the coding sequence ATGAGAGAGCATGTGAAACCGCTGCCCAGCTACCTTGTGAGCCGTTATCAAGGATGGCACGCCACCGCCTATGACGAGAACCGCGCCTGGTATCGCCGCCTCGCCTCCGAAGGGCAGCGCCCGCGTTCGATGATCATCGCCTGCTGTGACAGCCGCGTGCATGTCACCTCGATGTTCGGCGCCGATCAGGGTGAGTTCTTCATCCACCGCAACATCGCGAACCTCGTGCCGGAATTCACGCCCGATGGCGATCACCACGGCACCTCGGCTGCGGTCGAATATGCGGTGACCAGCCTGAAGGTCGCGCATCTGATCGTGCTCGGCCACTCCAATTGCGGCGGTGTCGCGGGGTGCCATGCGATGTGCTCGGGCCATGCGCCGGAGCTGGAGGAGAAAAGCTCCTTCGTCGGCACCTGGCTGAACCTGCTGCGCCCGGGCTACGAGCGCGTGAGCGAGCTGCCCGAGGATCAGCAGGTGCTGGCGCTCGAGCGTGAGGCGGTGAAAGTCAGCCTCGAGAACCTGATGACCTTCCCCTTCGTGCGCGAGGCGCTCGATGCGGACCGGATGACGCTGCACGGGCTGCGCCATGACATCGGCGAAGGCGTGCTCGAACAGTATGACGCCGACTCGGATCGCTTCGAGACGTTCTGA
- a CDS encoding C40 family peptidase, with translation MTDCRRLPYSGEIALEALRGQIEAEGFTHGMPARIVVPVTDLCPEPGSLRDRQLLFGAAVTVIDQRDGFAFVQAAWDGYCGWIAADAFGTPEPATHVVTAPATHVYREAAIKRGEVMQLSMGARLSVTREDGMFAVTAEGFVPRQHLCPLDQPETDPVAVAERLLGTPYLWGGNSRAGIDCSGLVQIGFALCGMSVPGDSDLQWAEMGEVVPEGAPLKRGDLLFWKGHVALACDGETMIHANGQTMSVAYEGIEAAKARIAAAGEGPYLGVKRVAR, from the coding sequence ATGACCGACTGTCGCCGCCTGCCCTATTCAGGCGAGATCGCGCTGGAGGCCCTGCGCGGTCAGATCGAGGCGGAAGGCTTCACCCACGGCATGCCCGCGCGGATCGTCGTGCCCGTGACCGATCTCTGCCCAGAGCCGGGCAGCTTGCGCGACCGGCAGCTTCTGTTTGGCGCCGCGGTGACCGTGATCGACCAGCGCGACGGCTTCGCCTTCGTGCAGGCCGCATGGGATGGCTATTGCGGCTGGATCGCCGCCGATGCCTTCGGCACGCCCGAACCGGCCACCCATGTCGTGACCGCGCCGGCCACGCATGTCTATCGCGAGGCGGCGATCAAGCGCGGCGAAGTCATGCAGCTCTCGATGGGCGCGCGACTGTCTGTGACTCGCGAAGACGGCATGTTCGCCGTGACCGCCGAGGGCTTCGTACCGCGCCAGCATCTGTGTCCTCTGGATCAGCCCGAGACCGACCCCGTGGCGGTGGCCGAGCGGCTACTGGGCACGCCCTATCTGTGGGGCGGCAACAGCCGTGCGGGGATCGACTGCTCGGGTCTGGTGCAGATCGGTTTCGCGCTATGCGGGATGTCCGTGCCGGGCGACAGCGATCTGCAATGGGCGGAGATGGGCGAGGTGGTGCCGGAGGGCGCGCCGCTGAAGCGTGGCGACCTGCTGTTCTGGAAAGGGCATGTCGCGCTCGCCTGCGATGGCGAGACGATGATCCACGCCAACGGCCAAACGATGAGCGTGGCCTATGAGGGGATCGAAGCTGCCAAGGCGCGGATCGCGGCGGCGGGCGAAGGGCCGTATCTCGGGGTTAAGCGGGTCGCGCGGTAA
- a CDS encoding S-(hydroxymethyl)glutathione dehydrogenase/class III alcohol dehydrogenase — protein MRTRAAVALEAGKPLEIMEVELDGPKAGEVLVEIKATGICHTDEFTRSGADPEGIFPTILGHEGAGVVLEVGEGVTTLKPGDHVIPLYTPECRECPSCLSGKTNLCTAIRNTQGQGLMPDGTTRFKMLDGTPIYHYMGCSTFANHTVMPEIALAKVRDDAPFEKICYIGCGVTTGIGAVINTAGVEIGSTAAVFGLGGIGLNVIQGLRMAGADMIIGVDLNDSKEEMARKFGMTHFVNPSKSDVPVVQQIVNLTKTERDQIGGVDYSFDATGNVQVMRDALECSHRGWGVSVIIGVAPAGAEIGTRPFQLVTGRTWKGTAFGGAKGRTDVPKFVEWYMNDKIEIDSMITHTMPLEDINKAFDLMHAGESIRSVVIY, from the coding sequence GGACGGCCCGAAAGCGGGCGAAGTGCTCGTCGAGATCAAGGCCACCGGCATCTGCCACACCGACGAATTCACCCGCTCGGGCGCCGACCCCGAGGGCATTTTCCCGACCATCCTCGGCCATGAAGGCGCGGGCGTCGTGCTGGAAGTCGGCGAAGGCGTGACCACGCTGAAGCCGGGCGATCACGTGATCCCGCTCTACACGCCGGAATGCCGCGAATGCCCGTCCTGCCTGTCGGGCAAGACGAACCTCTGCACCGCGATCCGCAACACGCAAGGTCAGGGCCTGATGCCGGACGGGACCACGCGCTTCAAGATGCTCGATGGCACGCCGATCTATCACTACATGGGCTGCTCGACCTTCGCGAACCACACGGTGATGCCCGAGATCGCGCTCGCCAAGGTCCGCGACGACGCGCCGTTCGAGAAGATCTGCTATATCGGCTGCGGCGTCACCACCGGCATCGGCGCGGTGATCAACACCGCCGGCGTCGAGATCGGCTCGACCGCCGCCGTGTTCGGCCTCGGCGGGATCGGTCTGAACGTGATCCAGGGCCTTCGCATGGCGGGTGCAGACATGATCATCGGCGTGGACCTGAACGACTCGAAAGAGGAAATGGCCCGCAAGTTCGGCATGACCCATTTCGTGAACCCGTCGAAATCGGACGTTCCGGTGGTGCAGCAGATCGTCAACCTGACCAAGACCGAGCGCGACCAGATCGGCGGCGTGGACTATTCCTTCGATGCCACGGGCAATGTGCAGGTGATGCGCGACGCGCTGGAATGCTCGCACCGCGGCTGGGGCGTGTCGGTCATCATCGGCGTCGCACCCGCGGGGGCCGAGATCGGCACCCGCCCGTTCCAGCTCGTCACGGGCCGGACGTGGAAAGGCACCGCATTCGGCGGCGCCAAGGGTCGGACCGATGTGCCGAAATTCGTCGAGTGGTACATGAACGACAAGATCGAGATCGACTCGATGATCACCCACACGATGCCGCTCGAAGACATCAACAAGGCGTTTGATCTGATGCATGCGGGCGAGTCGATCCGCTCGGTCGTGATCTACTAA
- a CDS encoding DUF4139 domain-containing protein, with protein sequence MRITLTAALLAATALPALADTIEAPGKITAVTLFPQGAQVVRQVTLDAPEGSHDLLVPGFPEGTDISTLRVSGDGVQIGAVSLLSGRAPAISGQDSAAVKSARDRLASAQEALAEQEDAVAVIRAKAQAARDQITYLKNTDSQVTAPEQLRALAQMVEDQILSATERAIAAEAEARRAEAALDPAKEAVKQAQAALDALLNPAEDHDVLSAKVQGSGTLTITSYVQNAGWQPSYDLRLDRDKSAVDMERFVSVHQATGEDWRGVDLTLSTARPGGRAEPGEVYPRLARIGDPDAPPTPVPMKRSLAASDGAASAPMMEAAISDRADLQMQGETVTYHYPSAVDLRDGVDDLRLSLDSKTLPMEVFAEAAPLTDPQAYRVAEGKNDTGEILLPGPANLYADGALVGQSHLPMVAAGDDLTLGFGPIEGIRVDRRMPDTMEGDSGFISKSNERREVVEIEVKNLTDKGWPMRVIDRVPYSEQEDLKITTKATPPASETDYDHRRGVLAWRFDLGAGETKTIRTETTLSWPTDQVLR encoded by the coding sequence ATGCGCATTACCCTCACGGCGGCCCTGCTGGCCGCGACCGCCCTGCCCGCCTTGGCCGACACGATCGAGGCACCGGGCAAGATCACGGCCGTGACGCTCTTTCCGCAAGGCGCGCAGGTGGTGCGGCAGGTGACGCTGGACGCCCCCGAGGGCAGCCATGATCTGCTGGTGCCGGGCTTCCCCGAAGGCACCGACATCTCGACGCTGCGGGTTTCGGGCGACGGTGTGCAGATCGGCGCGGTGAGCCTGCTCTCCGGGCGCGCGCCTGCGATCAGCGGGCAGGACAGCGCCGCAGTGAAATCTGCGCGCGATCGGTTGGCCTCGGCGCAAGAGGCGCTTGCGGAACAGGAAGACGCCGTGGCCGTGATCCGCGCGAAGGCGCAGGCCGCGCGCGACCAGATCACCTATCTCAAGAACACCGACTCGCAGGTAACCGCGCCTGAACAGCTCCGCGCGCTGGCGCAGATGGTGGAGGACCAGATCCTCTCCGCCACCGAACGCGCGATTGCCGCCGAGGCGGAAGCCCGCCGCGCCGAAGCCGCGCTCGACCCCGCGAAAGAGGCGGTGAAGCAGGCGCAGGCGGCGCTCGATGCGCTACTGAACCCGGCAGAGGATCACGACGTGCTCAGCGCCAAGGTGCAGGGCTCTGGCACGCTGACGATCACCTCCTACGTCCAGAATGCGGGCTGGCAGCCCTCCTATGATCTGCGGCTCGACCGCGACAAGAGCGCGGTGGACATGGAGCGGTTCGTCTCGGTCCATCAGGCCACCGGCGAGGATTGGCGCGGGGTCGACCTGACCCTCTCGACGGCACGTCCCGGCGGGCGGGCGGAGCCGGGCGAAGTCTATCCGCGGCTGGCCCGGATCGGTGATCCCGACGCGCCGCCCACGCCGGTGCCGATGAAGCGTTCCCTCGCCGCGTCCGATGGCGCTGCCTCTGCCCCGATGATGGAGGCCGCGATCAGCGACCGCGCCGATCTGCAGATGCAAGGCGAGACGGTGACCTATCATTACCCGAGCGCCGTGGACCTGCGCGACGGGGTGGACGATCTGCGCCTGAGCCTCGATTCCAAGACCCTGCCGATGGAGGTCTTCGCCGAGGCCGCGCCACTGACCGATCCGCAGGCCTATCGCGTGGCCGAGGGCAAGAACGACACCGGCGAAATCCTGTTGCCCGGCCCCGCGAACCTCTATGCCGATGGCGCGCTGGTCGGCCAGTCGCATCTGCCGATGGTCGCGGCGGGTGACGATCTGACGCTTGGCTTCGGGCCGATCGAAGGCATCCGCGTGGACCGCCGGATGCCCGACACGATGGAGGGCGACAGCGGCTTCATCTCTAAATCCAACGAGCGCCGCGAGGTGGTCGAGATCGAGGTAAAGAACCTCACCGACAAAGGCTGGCCGATGCGGGTGATCGACCGGGTGCCCTATTCCGAACAGGAAGACCTGAAGATCACGACCAAGGCGACCCCACCTGCAAGCGAGACCGACTACGACCACCGCCGCGGCGTGCTCGCATGGCGCTTCGATCTGGGCGCAGGCGAGACCAAGACGATCCGCACCGAGACCACGCTCAGCTGGCCCACCGATCAGGTGCTGCGCTAA
- a CDS encoding thiamine ABC transporter ATP-binding protein yields the protein MLTLDRLTLTQGDFRLDADLTIQTGARVALIGPSGAGKSTLLSAIAGFLSPASGRILWQGEDITATPPGERPLSILFQDQNLFPHLRLETNLALGLNPKGKIDATDRARIETALARVGLEGMERRKPGALSGGQQSRAGLARTLLRGRPILLLDEPFAALGPALKSEMLALVAEIAREQGTTVLMVSHDPEDARALCPQTVLVAEGRAHAPQETGPLLDDPPPALRDYLGS from the coding sequence ATGCTGACCCTCGATAGACTGACCCTCACACAGGGCGATTTCCGCCTCGATGCCGATCTCACCATCCAGACCGGTGCGCGCGTCGCGCTGATCGGCCCGTCCGGCGCGGGGAAATCGACGCTGCTTTCGGCCATCGCCGGGTTCTTGTCGCCCGCAAGTGGCCGCATCCTCTGGCAGGGCGAGGACATCACCGCGACGCCGCCGGGGGAGCGCCCGCTCTCGATCCTGTTTCAGGATCAGAACCTCTTCCCGCATCTGCGGCTCGAGACCAATCTCGCGCTTGGCCTGAACCCGAAAGGCAAGATCGACGCGACCGACCGCGCCCGGATCGAGACCGCGCTGGCGCGGGTGGGCCTTGAGGGGATGGAGAGGCGCAAACCCGGCGCGCTTTCGGGCGGGCAGCAAAGCCGTGCGGGGCTCGCGCGGACGCTGCTCCGTGGCCGCCCGATCCTGCTGTTGGACGAACCTTTCGCGGCGCTGGGGCCCGCGCTGAAATCCGAGATGCTGGCGCTGGTGGCCGAGATCGCCCGCGAACAGGGCACGACGGTGTTGATGGTCAGCCACGATCCCGAGGATGCGCGGGCGCTTTGCCCGCAGACGGTTCTGGTGGCCGAGGGCCGCGCCCATGCGCCGCAAGAGACCGGACCGCTTCTCGACGATCCGCCGCCTGCGCTGCGGGATTATCTGGGAAGTTAG
- the thiB gene encoding thiamine ABC transporter substrate binding subunit → MKTHLMLAGALSLIATMAAAEDKPVLTVYAPDYFTSEWGPGPAIEKGFEATCDCDLKFVAGDVLPRILLEGDKTQADIAIGLNTDVTAKARATGLFAPHNEDTSDLTMPIKWDDPIFLPFDWSELAFVYDKTKLKNPPASFQDLLDAPDDAYKVVIEDPRSSVAGLSLLLWVKDIYGDKAEEAWTKIAPKVLTVTPGWSEAYGMFTDGEADMVLSYVTSPAYHIMAEDDDSKVAAIFPEGHYFTPELVAQLKTSKHPELAQKFLDYVLSPDFQGMIATANWSFPAKLPKDQLPEVFQKLPMPDKTLYLGEAEAEKLRGPALDEWQRAFSK, encoded by the coding sequence ATGAAAACCCACCTGATGCTTGCGGGAGCCCTGAGCCTGATCGCCACGATGGCGGCGGCCGAGGACAAGCCCGTACTCACCGTCTACGCGCCCGATTATTTCACGAGCGAATGGGGCCCCGGCCCCGCGATCGAGAAAGGGTTCGAGGCGACTTGCGATTGCGATCTGAAATTCGTGGCGGGCGATGTGCTGCCGCGCATCCTGCTCGAAGGCGACAAGACGCAGGCCGATATCGCGATCGGTCTGAACACCGACGTGACCGCGAAGGCGCGCGCTACGGGCCTGTTCGCCCCGCATAACGAAGACACGTCCGATCTGACTATGCCGATCAAATGGGACGATCCGATTTTCCTGCCCTTCGACTGGTCGGAGCTGGCCTTCGTCTACGACAAGACCAAGCTGAAGAACCCGCCCGCGAGCTTCCAGGACCTGCTGGATGCGCCCGATGACGCCTACAAGGTCGTCATCGAAGATCCGCGCAGTTCGGTTGCGGGTCTGTCGCTGCTCTTGTGGGTGAAGGACATCTACGGCGACAAGGCCGAAGAGGCCTGGACGAAGATCGCGCCCAAGGTGCTGACCGTGACGCCGGGCTGGTCCGAGGCCTACGGGATGTTCACCGATGGCGAGGCGGATATGGTGCTCAGCTACGTCACCTCGCCCGCCTATCACATCATGGCCGAGGATGATGACAGCAAGGTCGCGGCGATCTTCCCCGAGGGGCATTACTTCACCCCCGAACTGGTCGCGCAACTGAAGACCTCGAAGCACCCCGAGCTGGCGCAGAAATTCCTCGATTACGTACTCAGCCCCGATTTTCAGGGCATGATCGCAACGGCGAACTGGTCCTTCCCGGCGAAACTGCCCAAGGATCAATTGCCGGAGGTGTTCCAGAAACTGCCGATGCCCGACAAGACGCTCTATCTGGGTGAGGCCGAGGCCGAGAAACTGCGCGGTCCGGCGCTGGACGAATGGCAACGCGCCTTCTCCAAATAA
- a CDS encoding thiamine/thiamine pyrophosphate ABC transporter permease ThiP, whose translation MATRLLQIRRAPLWAMLAGAALAALVLGTLAAVTIRAGGLTDLRETDLAAIRFTLWQAAASALISCALAIPVARALHRRRFAGRGLLISLLGAPFILPVIVAVFGLIAVFGRRGLVNAALAPFGIDPISIYGAQGVIIAHVFFNLPLATRMILHGWEAIPAERFRLAATLGFGPAEVTRHLERPMLRSVLPGAFLAIFLVCLTSFAVALTLGGGPRATTVELAIYQAFRFDFDMGRAASLALVQVAISVAALLIAARATLPSSFGAGHDRRATPIPQLSGGADRVAFDTLAILLAAVFLLLPIGAVFARGLPALAELPEMIWPATLTSLVIALASTVITLAIALPLALVATRQRWAEIAAMLPMTASSLVMGTGAFLIARPFVNPTDLALPMVLLTNAALSVPFATRILMPEIRTLQADYDRLAASLNLRGFARLRLLTVPRLARPLGFSAGLAAAFSMGDLGVITLFSDGQTRTLPLALFQLMGSYRMDQAAGAASLLLILTFALFWALDRAGHYADPR comes from the coding sequence ATGGCAACGCGCCTTCTCCAAATAAGACGCGCGCCCCTCTGGGCGATGCTGGCGGGTGCGGCTTTGGCCGCGCTCGTCCTTGGCACGTTGGCGGCGGTGACGATCCGCGCGGGCGGGCTGACGGATCTGCGCGAGACCGACCTCGCCGCGATCCGCTTCACGCTGTGGCAGGCGGCTGCCTCGGCGTTGATCTCCTGTGCGCTGGCGATCCCGGTGGCCCGCGCGCTGCACCGGCGTCGCTTTGCGGGGCGAGGGCTGCTGATCTCGCTGCTCGGAGCGCCGTTCATCCTGCCGGTGATCGTCGCGGTCTTCGGGCTGATCGCGGTCTTCGGACGGCGCGGGCTGGTCAATGCGGCACTGGCGCCCTTCGGCATCGATCCGATCTCGATCTATGGGGCGCAGGGCGTGATCATCGCCCATGTCTTCTTCAACCTGCCGCTGGCCACGCGGATGATCCTGCACGGCTGGGAGGCGATCCCGGCCGAGCGGTTCCGCCTTGCGGCCACCCTCGGCTTCGGCCCGGCCGAGGTGACCCGCCACCTCGAACGCCCGATGCTGCGCAGTGTTCTGCCCGGCGCGTTCCTCGCGATCTTCCTCGTCTGCCTGACCTCCTTTGCAGTGGCGCTTACCTTGGGCGGCGGGCCGCGCGCGACCACGGTGGAGCTGGCTATCTATCAGGCGTTCCGCTTCGATTTCGACATGGGACGCGCGGCGAGCCTTGCGCTGGTGCAGGTCGCGATCTCGGTCGCGGCGCTGCTGATCGCCGCGCGCGCGACCCTGCCGTCGAGCTTTGGCGCGGGGCATGACCGCCGCGCCACACCGATTCCGCAGTTGTCCGGCGGGGCGGATCGCGTGGCCTTCGATACGCTCGCGATCCTTCTGGCAGCCGTCTTCCTGCTGCTCCCCATCGGGGCGGTCTTCGCCCGTGGGCTGCCTGCGCTCGCCGAGCTACCGGAGATGATCTGGCCCGCCACGCTGACCTCGCTGGTGATCGCGTTGGCCTCGACCGTGATCACGCTCGCCATCGCCCTGCCGCTCGCGCTGGTGGCCACGCGGCAACGCTGGGCGGAGATCGCGGCGATGCTGCCGATGACAGCATCGAGCCTCGTGATGGGCACCGGCGCCTTCCTGATCGCGCGGCCTTTCGTGAACCCCACGGACCTCGCCCTGCCGATGGTGCTGCTGACCAATGCCGCGTTGTCGGTGCCTTTCGCGACCCGCATCCTGATGCCCGAGATCCGCACGCTTCAGGCTGATTACGACCGGCTCGCCGCCTCGCTGAACCTGCGCGGTTTTGCCCGGCTGCGCCTGCTGACGGTTCCGCGCCTTGCCCGGCCGCTGGGCTTCTCGGCGGGGCTGGCCGCGGCCTTCTCGATGGGCGATCTGGGCGTCATCACGCTGTTCTCCGACGGGCAGACCCGCACCCTGCCGCTGGCGCTTTTCCAGCTCATGGGCTCTTATCGCATGGATCAGGCAGCGGGCGCTGCGAGCCTGCTCCTGATCCTCACCTTCGCGCTTTTCTGGGCGCTCGACCGCGCGGGGCATTATGCTGACCCTCGATAG
- a CDS encoding leucyl aminopeptidase family protein, whose product MRFAEAGAPARALIAVAPEGLEQALADLPPAQRAFVEATGFKASAGQVALLPGPDGAEAALLGLGTDAARVRERFSLARAAAALPEGAWRIEGDLSEELKAETALGWLLAGYRFGRYAEAAPPKARLVCPEGLDAAQIEAVAEGEAFTRDLINTPASDMGPDELEGAARLLAERHGAEAKVIKGDDLLTQNFPMIHAVGRASPRAPRLIELSWGSEGPALTLVGKGVCFDTGGLNLKPGASMGLMKKDMGGSATVLGLAHMIMATGAKLRLRVLVPAVENSVGGDSFRPGDILTSRKGLTVEINNTDAEGRLVLADALAYADETPPDLMVCMATLTGAARVALGPDIHPFYTDDEGVAQALATASGAVADPLWRMPFWTPYEAKIEPGIADLDNAPSGGMAGSITAALFLRRFVTETKRFAHFDIYGWQPAAAPARPKGGVGQGARAILAALPEVLK is encoded by the coding sequence ATGCGCTTCGCCGAGGCGGGTGCGCCCGCGCGCGCTTTGATCGCCGTCGCGCCCGAGGGGTTGGAGCAGGCTCTGGCCGATCTGCCCCCCGCGCAGCGCGCCTTCGTCGAAGCGACGGGGTTCAAGGCGAGCGCCGGGCAAGTCGCGCTTCTTCCCGGGCCGGACGGTGCGGAGGCGGCGCTGCTGGGCCTCGGGACTGATGCGGCACGGGTGCGCGAGCGGTTCTCTCTGGCGCGGGCGGCCGCGGCCCTGCCCGAAGGTGCGTGGCGGATCGAGGGCGATCTGTCGGAAGAGTTGAAGGCGGAAACGGCGCTCGGCTGGTTGCTCGCGGGCTATCGGTTCGGCCGCTATGCCGAAGCCGCGCCGCCGAAAGCGCGGCTGGTCTGCCCGGAGGGCTTGGACGCGGCGCAGATCGAAGCCGTGGCCGAGGGCGAGGCCTTCACCCGCGACCTGATCAACACCCCCGCCTCCGATATGGGCCCGGACGAGCTGGAGGGCGCCGCTCGACTGCTCGCCGAACGCCACGGTGCAGAGGCCAAGGTGATCAAGGGCGACGATCTTCTGACGCAGAACTTCCCGATGATCCACGCGGTGGGCCGCGCCTCGCCCCGTGCGCCGCGGCTGATCGAGCTAAGCTGGGGCAGCGAAGGACCGGCGCTGACGCTGGTCGGCAAGGGCGTGTGCTTCGACACGGGCGGGCTGAACCTCAAGCCCGGCGCGTCGATGGGTCTGATGAAGAAGGATATGGGCGGCTCGGCCACCGTGCTGGGGCTTGCGCATATGATCATGGCGACGGGCGCGAAACTGCGTCTGCGCGTGCTGGTCCCGGCAGTGGAGAACTCGGTCGGCGGCGACAGTTTCCGCCCCGGCGACATCCTGACCAGCCGCAAGGGGCTGACCGTCGAGATCAACAATACCGATGCCGAGGGGCGGCTGGTGCTGGCCGACGCGCTGGCCTATGCCGATGAAACCCCGCCCGATCTGATGGTCTGCATGGCGACGCTGACGGGGGCGGCGCGGGTCGCTCTGGGGCCGGACATTCATCCGTTCTACACCGATGACGAGGGCGTCGCGCAGGCCTTGGCGACGGCTTCGGGCGCGGTGGCCGATCCGCTCTGGCGGATGCCGTTCTGGACGCCCTACGAGGCGAAGATCGAACCCGGCATCGCCGATCTCGACAATGCGCCCTCGGGCGGCATGGCGGGCTCGATCACCGCGGCCCTGTTCCTGCGCCGCTTCGTGACCGAGACAAAGCGCTTCGCCCATTTCGACATCTACGGCTGGCAACCCGCCGCGGCCCCCGCCCGTCCGAAAGGTGGGGTCGGCCAAGGCGCGCGGGCGATCCTCGCAGCCCTGCCCGAGGTGCTGAAATGA